A single region of the Streptococcus sanguinis genome encodes:
- the oppC gene encoding oligopeptide ABC transporter permease OppC gives MATIDKSKFQFVKRDDFASETIDAPAYSYWKSVMRQFLKKKSTITMLGILIAIILMSFIYPMFSNFDFNDVSKVNDFSMRYIKPSAQYWFGTDSNGKSLFDGVWFGARNSILISIIATVINLAIGVIIGGIWGISKTVDRVMMEVYNIISNIPALLIVIVLTYSIGAGFWNLIFAMTITGWVGIAYTIRVQIMRYRDLEYNLASRTLGTPTLKIVTKNIMPQLVSVIVTTTSQMLPSFISYEAFLSFFGLGLPVTVPSLGRLISDYSQNVTTNAYLFWIPLTTLILVSLTFFVVGQNLADASDPRTHR, from the coding sequence ATGGCTACAATTGATAAAAGCAAATTCCAATTTGTCAAACGTGACGATTTTGCCTCTGAAACGATTGATGCTCCAGCCTATTCTTACTGGAAATCAGTCATGCGTCAATTTCTGAAAAAGAAATCAACCATTACCATGCTAGGGATTCTGATTGCCATTATTCTCATGAGCTTCATTTATCCTATGTTTTCAAACTTCGACTTTAATGACGTGAGCAAGGTAAATGATTTTAGCATGCGTTATATCAAACCAAGTGCTCAATACTGGTTTGGAACGGATAGTAATGGTAAGTCTCTCTTTGATGGTGTTTGGTTTGGTGCTCGTAACTCTATTCTTATTTCGATTATTGCGACGGTTATTAATCTGGCCATCGGAGTCATCATCGGCGGTATCTGGGGAATTTCCAAAACAGTCGACCGTGTCATGATGGAAGTCTACAATATCATTTCAAACATCCCTGCCCTCTTGATTGTCATTGTCTTGACCTACTCTATCGGTGCTGGTTTCTGGAATCTTATTTTTGCCATGACGATTACTGGTTGGGTCGGTATTGCCTACACTATCCGTGTGCAGATTATGCGCTATCGGGATTTGGAATACAACCTTGCCTCTCGTACTCTTGGTACACCAACTCTCAAGATTGTAACGAAGAACATTATGCCGCAGTTGGTATCTGTTATCGTGACCACCACTTCACAAATGTTGCCAAGCTTTATCTCTTACGAAGCCTTTCTGTCCTTCTTTGGATTAGGGCTTCCTGTAACAGTGCCAAGTTTGGGACGCTTGATTTCAGATTATTCTCAAAACGTGACGACGAATGCCTACCTCTTTTGGATTCCACTCACAACTCTGATTTTGGTATCCCTTACTTTCTTCGTAGTTGGTCAAAACTTAGCCGACGCCAGCGATCCACGTACACATAGATAG
- a CDS encoding ABC transporter ATP-binding protein, whose protein sequence is MTKNENVILTARDIVVEFDVRDRVLTAIRGVSLDLIEGEVLAIVGESGSGKSVLTKTFTGMLEENGRVAQGTIDYRGKDLTTLRSNKDWEPIRGAKIATIFQDPMTSLDPINTIGSQITEVIIKHQGKSAKEAKKMAIDYMSKVGIPDAEKRFEEYPFQYSGGMRQRIVIAIALACRPDILICDEPTTALDVTIQAQIIDLLKSLQQEYHFTTIFITHDLGVVASIADKVAVMYAGEIVEYGTVEEIFYEPKHPYTWSLLSSLPQLADANGALYSIPGTPPSLYSPIKGDAFALRSDYAMSIDFEEEAPAFKVSDTHWAKTWLLHEDAPKVDKPEIIENLHEKIRSKMGFNQLEA, encoded by the coding sequence ATGACAAAGAATGAAAATGTAATATTGACTGCTCGCGATATTGTCGTGGAATTCGATGTTCGCGATCGTGTCTTAACCGCCATTCGTGGAGTCTCTCTGGACTTGATTGAAGGCGAAGTTCTGGCTATTGTTGGTGAATCAGGTTCTGGTAAGTCTGTATTGACCAAGACCTTTACTGGAATGCTAGAAGAAAATGGCCGTGTAGCTCAAGGAACCATTGACTACCGTGGTAAAGATTTGACAACTCTTCGGAGTAACAAGGATTGGGAGCCGATTCGCGGTGCAAAAATTGCGACTATCTTCCAAGATCCGATGACGAGCTTGGATCCCATTAATACGATTGGAAGCCAGATTACAGAAGTCATTATCAAGCACCAGGGAAAATCAGCCAAAGAAGCTAAAAAAATGGCCATTGACTATATGAGTAAGGTCGGGATTCCAGATGCGGAAAAACGTTTCGAAGAATATCCTTTCCAATACTCAGGTGGTATGCGTCAGCGGATTGTTATTGCTATTGCCTTGGCTTGCCGTCCTGATATTCTTATCTGTGATGAGCCGACAACGGCCCTCGATGTAACGATTCAAGCGCAAATCATTGACTTGCTCAAATCCTTGCAGCAAGAATATCATTTCACAACCATCTTTATTACGCACGACCTTGGTGTTGTGGCTAGTATTGCAGATAAGGTTGCGGTCATGTATGCCGGTGAAATTGTAGAATACGGCACAGTTGAAGAAATCTTCTACGAGCCAAAACATCCTTACACATGGAGCTTGCTATCCAGCTTGCCTCAGTTGGCAGATGCGAATGGGGCCCTCTACTCGATTCCTGGTACTCCGCCGTCGCTCTATTCACCGATCAAAGGAGATGCCTTTGCTTTGCGTTCTGACTATGCCATGTCAATTGACTTTGAAGAAGAAGCACCGGCTTTCAAGGTCTCAGATACTCATTGGGCTAAGACTTGGTTGCTGCACGAAGATGCGCCTAAGGTTGATAAACCAGAGATTATCGAAAACCTGCATGAAAAAATTCGTTCGAAAATGGGCTTCAATCAATTAGAAGCTTAG
- a CDS encoding ATP-binding cassette domain-containing protein: protein MTEKLVEIKDLEISFGEGSKKFVAVKNANFFINKGETFSLVGESGSGKTTIGRAIIGLNDTSAGDIFYEGKKINGKKSKAEEADLIRKIQMIFQDPAASLNERATVDYIISEGLYNYHLFDSEEDRQRKVKDIINEVGLLAEHLTRYPHEFSGGQRQRIGIARALVMQPDFVIADEPISALDVSVRAQVLNLLKKFQKELGLTYLFIAHDLSVVRFISDRIAVIYKGVIVEVAETEELFNHPVHPYTQSLLSAVPIPDPILERKKVLKVYDPEQHDYSVDKPEMAEIRPGHYVWANKAELEKYKQEQK, encoded by the coding sequence ATGACTGAAAAATTAGTTGAAATTAAAGATTTAGAAATTTCCTTCGGCGAAGGAAGTAAGAAATTTGTAGCAGTAAAAAACGCAAATTTCTTCATCAACAAGGGGGAAACTTTCTCTCTTGTAGGAGAATCAGGCTCTGGTAAGACTACTATTGGTCGAGCTATTATCGGCCTTAATGATACCAGTGCAGGTGATATCTTCTACGAAGGCAAAAAGATTAATGGTAAAAAGTCAAAAGCAGAAGAAGCAGACTTGATTCGCAAGATTCAGATGATTTTTCAAGACCCAGCAGCTAGCCTGAATGAACGTGCAACGGTTGACTATATCATATCTGAGGGTCTCTATAATTACCATTTGTTTGATAGCGAAGAAGATCGTCAAAGAAAAGTCAAAGATATCATCAATGAAGTTGGCTTGTTAGCTGAGCATTTAACTCGCTATCCTCACGAATTCTCTGGTGGACAGCGTCAGCGGATTGGGATTGCTCGTGCTCTGGTCATGCAACCAGACTTCGTGATTGCTGATGAGCCGATTTCCGCCTTGGACGTATCTGTCCGAGCACAGGTCTTGAATCTTTTGAAAAAATTTCAAAAAGAGCTTGGCTTGACCTACCTGTTTATTGCCCATGACCTTTCGGTAGTTCGTTTTATTTCTGATCGTATCGCCGTGATTTACAAAGGTGTCATTGTAGAAGTGGCAGAGACAGAGGAATTGTTCAACCATCCTGTCCACCCTTATACACAATCTCTGCTCTCAGCTGTTCCAATTCCAGACCCAATCTTGGAGCGTAAAAAAGTGTTGAAGGTCTATGATCCTGAACAGCACGATTATTCAGTTGATAAACCAGAAATGGCAGAGATTCGTCCGGGACACTATGTCTGGGCTAATAAAGCTGAACTCGAAAAGTATAAACAAGAACAAAAATAG